The window AAGACCTCCATGCAGGAGGAGGATGGCAATtcaccagagggagaagcagaaagaatgCGGCCAGGGAAACAAGCAGAATGTCCAAGCTGCCTCATCTCTGGagacaggtggggaggggggagcattGGCCctcaggatccagggcagggggACAAGGGCTTCTGGCACGTCCAGAAGTTTTCCGCACTACATCTGTTATCATTCCAGCCATCGCTGTACAATTCTACACAGTCCTCGTCTCCGTGGTTGTTGGGTTCCCCTTCTTTCCAGAAGCTGTGAACACCATCAAATCCATAAACCCCCTACTCCACCCAGAGACCACCCCCCCAGCCCACAATACCCCCCTTTGGAAGAGCGGGTCCCTGGCCTTGGGCAGCGAAAGTCCAAGGACCAGCCAGAGAGTGGTGAGGATTCAGAGGCGGTGCTTTCAAAATGAGGGTTCAAACACCCCTTCCATCAGAATCAGCTCTGGCAAAGTAAAAAATGCAGACTCCTGGGCCCATGCCTAGATTTATAGAATCAGACTCTCccaccctgggatggagccaggacTCTGCATCTCCACCAAGCTCCTCTGGGCATGCTTTCCAATCCAGGGTCTGAGCACCCACGGTTTGGGTTTCCCTGCGCACGCATCCTGGGCCATTTTCTCTAGGAGGTCACCTGAGTTGCAGGGGAGAGTTGTCCACCCATTTCCAGGAACCCTCGTTGTGGTGGTCACTGAGGCCGATCCAGGTGCGCTGGTTATTTCTCGTATTCCAAGACTTCAGAAATTTCTGGGGaagggcggcggggcggcgggggtggggggaggggcagcaagcTGTCACCCGCCCCATGTCTGCCCACATCCCCACGGTTATCCTCTGCCCCCCATGAAAGACCTCCAGCGGTCCAGCCTATAGCCCTCACTCAAGTTGCATGTGTTCACATGCGTGTGTATGCTGTGGTTGTGTGTTAATGGGCACACCCATGTGGAAATGTGTTAACTTGTACCACATCTCTTTCTGCAGGGATTGGTGAATCCTGGAGACTACAACAGAGCAGAGAATTCCCCTTTATCAGCACCATCTGTAGGCCTGACCCTGTGTCGAATCTGGTTTCCAGGTCTCTCTGGGAATCTAAGTTGCCTGTGGAGGAAGATGAGCTGCATCCCGAAGATAAGGACACAGGCTCAGGACATTACGTATGGGCTCAGGAGTGCGCTGAGTCCCCTTTCTGTCCACAGATGGGCTCCTATCATGCGGGGTCTTCTCTCACGTGACCTTCCCAAGCCCACCGTGgggcctcctccaggaagccttccctgcccacctccccgccccagcACCCCCTGGGCCTCCGTCTCTCAGAGGGCAGAAGAGGGACAGACGGCTTTTTTGCTGACACTCACATGGCCCCGCCCCAGACGGGAACTCAGCCCAGCCCACCTGCTCCTCAGTACTGTTGATGATCACCAGCTGGGCCCTCAAGTTCTGACACGCGGAGATGGCATCTTTCCAGATGTTCTGGGTCTGGGAGAAGAAGTAGCAGCTTCCCTGGAAGAGTTCCCATTTCCAGGGACAGGGGCGGCAGAGGCCAgctggggaggagagtgggggtggggcagacagGCCCCCCAGCACCTGCATCAGCTCTGAGAACCCCCTAAGTTCAGCTCTCAGCTCAGTCCCCAAAAAATCCATGTGagagatcccagctctgccctcctcaGGTGGGGAGCCATAGAaagtgagttccagccccacatgtGATCCCCAAACTCCCTCCCGACCTTGGTGTCTGACCCTTACCCAGGGTGACATTCATCCAGGTCAGCTGCTGGAGGATCTCCTCCAGGTCTGAGCGTGTCAGCTCCTGAGAAACACCCACTGGAAGAAGGACTTTAATTATGAAGCACCTAGTGTGTGCTTAGTGCAGAGAGGGCCCCATGAGAACCTATCTATAGATTTCACAGTGACCCCAAGAGTCcattatgcaaataaaaaaaactgagactcagagaatgACTTGCCTGACATTGCCCCCAGGGTCTCATCCAGGGATCCAGTCTCCTCCCCAACCTTCAACCCTACGGGgtcgggtggggtgggggggatggaggggtgaaggggtggagggggcaggcgGTGGCtcatccaaagtcacacagcctgaGCCCTCTCCCACCCCGAACCCTGCGTTCAGCCCTTCACCTTGGCTGGGGCTCTCCTGATGGTCCCACATCTCTTTCTGCAGGGATTGGTGAATCCTGGAGACTACAACAGAGCAGAGAATTCCCCTTTATCAGCACCATCTGTAGGCCTGACCCTGTGTCGAATCTGGTTTCCAGGTCTCTCTGGGAATCTAAGTTGCCTGTGGAGGAAGATGAGCTGCATCCCGAAGATAAGGACACAGGCTCAGAGCGGGTAGTAACCAGCCCACCATCACACAGAAGGCGATGTGGAGCTCAAATGCCCAAGCCCTAGTGGGTCTGGGGACTGTGGGATAGGGCAAAGACCTAAAGGGACCCAAGACtccaagcccccagcccctgactcACCTTGAACCAGGGTGCTCACCAGGAGCATGAAGAAGCCCAAAGAGATGAAAAGAAGCAGCAGAGGCAATTGGGCCCGGATCAGACACCCTGCAGGACCGGCAAATGGGCAGAGCCGAGGTTCTCAGGGACAGACCTtgccccacccacccatcctGGAGGGGGCCTCccagctgccccttccccagaTGCCTGCCCCCCGAACCACCCACCTCGGTACCTGGCAAGCTCCTTGAGCTCCTGAGTAGTCCGatgtatttcttctttactcTCTGGCCCCCAAACATCTCCTCCTCTGAACAGGACAGAACACACTCAGCTGAGCTTCGAAGCCTGCCAAGCCTTGTTTATGAGGACTGCAAGCTGGAGGCCAGCCCCCAACCCCCTGGGGACCCTGGAGCCCTGTCCTCCCTACCATCACCCCTGAGTGGGGGCTCAGCCTCACCGGGGTCCCCTAGCTCCTTGGAGTCACACATCTCTGCCATTCTCCTCTTCTCTCGGGCTCCTCTCCCGATGACGGTTTTTATAACCCCACGTGCTGCCCTGGCAGCCCCTCCTCAGGAACATTCCTCCCCAGTTCAGGAAGAACAAGAAACAGGACATTGCTTTCTCCCAGAACAGTGGGTGGAAGAATGAAGTGCTGACACAACTAGTAGAGAGGACATGAGGGTGGGGGCAAGAGCTGCATGGTCACTTGGTGTCCAAAGGCACTGCTCCAACCCCTTGCTAGTCCCGCCACCATTGGCCTTGCCTTGtcagggtctcagtttcctcagctgtgaaatgggaCCATTACCCTGCCTCGCACTGTTCTTCTGAGGTTTAACACTGTGTGCTAGCCGTGGGGTATAAATTGCCTGTTCTAATAGCAGATACTCAGTAGTGATGGCCCTTAGCAGGTGTCTCACGGTTCCGCACGGGGTGTGTTCTCCCTTGTGGAAACAAGTAATAAATCTGAATTTGTTCAACCACAGGTgtgttcctggtggtctttgACTAACAGTTCTCATAAGAGCCCTAGGAGAAAGATACAGTTATTATCTGgcttgacagatgaggaaattgagaaacagagagagaaagcaactgcctgaggtcacatggcTTGTAAGTGGTGGGGCTCAGGCGGGTGGACCTCTGAGTCTCTGCTTAACCACTACATTAATCAATTActcttttccccctttgtaaTTACTAAGTATTTTGTAGAGAGTCACCTTGAAACTGTGTGTATCAAACTCTCAATTTATGTATGTATGGACTCCTGGTTTCCTACCTGATTCAATTGGTTACATgttactatctctctctctctcttttaatctaAAGTGAGTTCCCAGCAGACAGCATATCATTGGatcatctttttatccattctgtcaatccctacctttttaaaaaatgtatttatttatttgagagacagaaagggaaagaatcccaagcggactccatgccGAGCATActacaaacattttttaatgtgttatttggtgcacatatatacataaatctgTTGGCTATATATTGAGGAGTGGAATTTTGAGATTACAGTGTACACGTACATATTCTCCTTTAGTAGATACTGCCAAACAATTGTTCTAATTGTTACGTATTTCTTGGTATTGcccttaattttcattttagccTTTTTAATGGGTACAAAGTGGTATTGATTATGATCTGAATGTATATTTCCttcatgactaatgatgttgagcacattttaaTGTGCTTGTGACCAcgtggatattctttttttccgAACTCCCTATTCTAGTCTCaagcaatttatatatatatttttaaagattttatttatttatttgacagatagagacatagtgagagagggaacacaagcagggggagtgggagagggagaagcaggcttcccgctgagcagagagcccgatgtggggctcgatcccaggaccccgggaccatgacctgagccgaaggcagacacttaacgactgagcacccaggcgccccgcaatttatattttttatctaagGCTGCATTTTTTGGTTCAGGGAAtgaggtagattttttttttgattgatcaaccaccatttattttatttgtaaaatttttaaaaatttaaattcaattaattaacatataatgtattattagtttcagaggtagaaatcagtgattcatcagtcttatataatacccagtgttcattacatcacgtgccctccttaatgtccatcacccagttaccccattcccccctcccctaCAGTaaccctctgttttcttttttttttttaagatttatttatttatttatttgagagagagagaatgagagacagagagcatgagagggaggagggtcaaagggagaagcagactccctgcctacgggactcgatcccgggactccaggatcatgacctgagccgaaggcagtcgcttaaccaactgagccacccaggcgcccctcagtttgttttctatgattaggcatctcttatgatttgtctccctctctgacttcatcttgttttattttttcctctcttcccccataatcctgttttgtttcttaaattccacatatgagatcatatgataattgtctttgtctgattgacttatttcgcttagcataataccctctagttccatccacatcattgcaaatggcaagattttttttttttttgaggactgag of the Halichoerus grypus chromosome 1, mHalGry1.hap1.1, whole genome shotgun sequence genome contains:
- the LOC118518928 gene encoding CD209 antigen-like protein C isoform X3, with translation MAEMCDSKELGDPEEEMFGGQRVKKKYIGLLRSSRSLPGCLIRAQLPLLLLFISLGFFMLLVSTLVQVSRIHQSLQKEMWDHQESPSQVGVSQELTRSDLEEILQQLTWMNVTLAGLCRPCPWKWELFQGSCYFFSQTQNIWKDAISACQNLRAQLVIINSTEEQKFLKSWNTRNNQRTWIGLSDHHNEGSWKWVDNSPLQLSFWKEGEPNNHGDEDCVELYSDGWNDNRCSAENFWTCQKPLSPCPGS
- the LOC118518928 gene encoding CD209 antigen-like protein C isoform X2, with the translated sequence MPFFLEQQCPGRANAQEEEMFGGQRVKKKYIGLLRSSRSLPGCLIRAQLPLLLLFISLGFFMLLVSTLVQVSRIHQSLQKEMWDHQESPSQVGVSQELTRSDLEEILQQLTWMNVTLAGLCRPCPWKWELFQGSCYFFSQTQNIWKDAISACQNLRAQLVIINSTEEQKFLKSWNTRNNQRTWIGLSDHHNEGSWKWVDNSPLQLSFWKEGEPNNHGDEDCVELYSDGWNDNRCSAENFWTCQKPLSPCPGS
- the LOC118518928 gene encoding CD209 antigen-like protein C isoform X1, coding for MAEMCDSKELGDPGEAEPPLRGDEEEMFGGQRVKKKYIGLLRSSRSLPGCLIRAQLPLLLLFISLGFFMLLVSTLVQVSRIHQSLQKEMWDHQESPSQVGVSQELTRSDLEEILQQLTWMNVTLAGLCRPCPWKWELFQGSCYFFSQTQNIWKDAISACQNLRAQLVIINSTEEQKFLKSWNTRNNQRTWIGLSDHHNEGSWKWVDNSPLQLSFWKEGEPNNHGDEDCVELYSDGWNDNRCSAENFWTCQKPLSPCPGS